A window from Haloarchaeobius amylolyticus encodes these proteins:
- a CDS encoding heavy-metal-associated domain-containing protein — MHDALTVSGMTCTGCERLVEREVRDIPGVEHVSARHTDDIVEVSVDPSVRPQVVDAIERLDYDVH; from the coding sequence ATGCACGACGCACTCACCGTCTCCGGCATGACCTGTACCGGCTGCGAACGACTCGTCGAACGCGAGGTCCGCGACATCCCCGGCGTCGAGCACGTCTCGGCCCGACACACCGACGACATCGTCGAGGTGTCGGTCGACCCGAGCGTCCGCCCGCAGGTGGTCGACGCCATCGAGCGCCTCGACTACGACGTCCACTGA